GGTGCGCGAACACGTGGCGCTGGTCAACCAGGAACACCACGTGTTCGTGGGGAGCCTGCGCGACAACCTGCGGCTCGCCCGCTCGGGCGCCGAGGACGCGGAGCTGTGGGCGGCGCTGGGCGCGGTGGACGCGGACGGCTGGGCCAGGGCGCTGGAGAGCGGGCTGGACACCGAGGTCGGCTCGGGCGCCGCGGCGCTCACCCCGGCGCAGGCGCAGCAGATCGCGCTGGCCCGGCTGGTGCTGGCCGATCCGCACACGCTGGTCCTGGACGAGGCGACCTCGCTGCTCGATCCGCGGGCGGCCCGGCACCTGGAGCGTTCGCTGGCCCGGGTGCTGGAGGGCCGTACGGTCGTGGCGATCGCCCACCGGCTGCACACCGCGCACGACGCGGACGTGATCGCGGTGGTCGAGGCGGGCCGGATCAGTGAGCTGGGCTCGCACGACGAACTGGTCGCGGCGGACGGCGCGTACGCGGCGCTGTGGCGCTCCTGGCACGGCTGAGCCGGGACCGGACGACCGAACGGTTGAGCGCGGCCGTGCCCCCACCGCCTTCACGGGCGGTGGGGGCACGGTTCGTCACGAACGGTTGGTTCAGGCCTTGCGGAGCCGGTCGATGATCCCGTCGAGGTCGCGGGTCAACATGTAGTCGCGGACGAAGTGGCCGCCCGGCTCCTCGTGCCACTCGTGCGGGATCCCGGCCCGGTCGAGCGCCCCGCGGAACTCGCGCTGACCGGCGAGCACCTGGGTCTCGTTGAAGGTGTCGAAGGCGTTCGTCCGGTCGGGGCTGGTGCCCGCGACGAGGAAGACCCGCTTGTTGCGGTAGCTCTCGATGCGTTCCATCGGGTTGTCCGCGGTGACCCTGGCCTCGTCCCACGGCACGCCGTAGACGGTGCCCCCGCCCAGGTCCAGGGCCGCGGAGGACAGGTTGGCCCAGTGCACGACGGCGCCGCCGTCGCGGCGCACGCTGGCCGGGCCGGAGTGGGAGCTCACCGAGGCGAAGTGGCCCCAGTACTTTGCGGCGTACTTCAGGGCGCCGAAGCCGCCCATCGAGAACCCGCCGACGGCGCGGCCGTCGTATTCGGCGAAGGTCCGGAAGTTCGCCTCGACCCAGGGGATCAACTGCCCGATGTGGAAGGTCTCCCAGTTGCGGGGGCCGACGTTGGAGGTGACGGGGTTGGAGTACCAGCCCGCGTGCCCGCCGTCGGGCATGACGACGATGATCGGCTTGCCCTGGGTCAATTCGCGGATGCGGAGGCGGTCGAAGGTGATGAAGTCCTGGTCGGTGCCGCCGCCGTGGAACAGGTAGAGGACGGGGTAGGTGCGCCCGCTCCAGTGGTAGTCGTCCGGGAGCAGCACGTTGACGGCGGGCTGCCAGCCGATCGCGTCGGTCTGGAAGCGGTAGTACCACATGCGGGGGTCGCCCTCGCCACGGTCCACGATGTGCAGGCCGCCCGCGTCGCCGACGGCGGCGGCCGCCGAGGCCGACGCGAGGACGCCTCCGGCGCCCAGGGCCACCGCGGCGGAGAGACCGCCGACGGTCTTGAGGACGTTCCTGCGGGTGGGACGGTGCTCGTTCACCATGATCTCCTGATCACATAGCAAGGGGGAATCGTCAGTTGTTGGTGATCCAGGTGCCCCGGTCGGGGCTCCAGTGGATCGTGACCTTCTGGAACCGCTGGGCCTTGCCGCCCGCCTCGTCCACCTCGTCGTTCACGGGATAGCCGAACGCGGCCTCGTGGCCGCCCGCGTGGAAGGCCTGGTAGATCGCGCCGTGGACCGTGTGCGTTCCCGTCTGCGGGGACCACATGAACAACCCCTGCTCGAAGAACTGGTAACGGCCGCGCGTCCCGCCCGGTGCCTGCGCGCCGTCCGCCTCGTCCATCGTCGGGAAGCCCCAGCGCCGCTCGGCGTCCGTCGCCCAGAACTTGTCCCGGATGTCGCCGTAGACCGCGAAGGCCGCGTCCGGGTGCCAGAGGATGATCCCGTTCTGGAAGGCCTGGAAACGGCCGCCCATCATGGAGTCCCGCTCCCCCGTGGTCGGCCGGCCCAGCGCGCCGCCGGGACCGCCCAAG
This is a stretch of genomic DNA from Streptomyces sp. NBC_00536. It encodes these proteins:
- a CDS encoding alpha/beta hydrolase; amino-acid sequence: MVNEHRPTRRNVLKTVGGLSAAVALGAGGVLASASAAAAVGDAGGLHIVDRGEGDPRMWYYRFQTDAIGWQPAVNVLLPDDYHWSGRTYPVLYLFHGGGTDQDFITFDRLRIRELTQGKPIIVVMPDGGHAGWYSNPVTSNVGPRNWETFHIGQLIPWVEANFRTFAEYDGRAVGGFSMGGFGALKYAAKYWGHFASVSSHSGPASVRRDGGAVVHWANLSSAALDLGGGTVYGVPWDEARVTADNPMERIESYRNKRVFLVAGTSPDRTNAFDTFNETQVLAGQREFRGALDRAGIPHEWHEEPGGHFVRDYMLTRDLDGIIDRLRKA